From Nicotiana tabacum cultivar K326 chromosome 22, ASM71507v2, whole genome shotgun sequence, one genomic window encodes:
- the LOC107766121 gene encoding mannan endo-1,4-beta-mannosidase 1 → MSYTTTSCISGLLLLFLAVICEARVPRNVNAGFIAVKGAHFELNGLPFLFNGFNSYWLMHVAAEPSERYKVTEVLKDASAAGLSVCRTWAFSDGGDRALQISPGVYDERVFQGLDFVISEAKKYGVRLILSFVNNWNDFGGKAQYAQWARNAGAQINGDDDFYTHPMLKSYYKNHIKNIVTRFNTITRVAYKDDPTIMAWELINEPRDQADYSGKTINAWVQEMASFVKSLDNKHLLEVGMEGFYGDSVPERKQVNPSYQVGTDFISNHLINEIDFATIHAYTDQWVSGQNDEAQLAWMQRWVTSHWEDARTILKKPLVLSEFGKSSRDQGYNLSSRDTFMSSVYRNIYNLAKEGGTMAGSLVWQLMAQGMENYDDGYCIVLGQNPSTTGIISGQSHAMTTLANLVQSPLE, encoded by the exons ATGTCTTATACAACAACGAGCTGTATCTCTGGGCTTTTGCTCTTGTTCTTAGCTGTCATATGTGAAGCTAGGGTTCCAAGAAATGTTAATGCAGGATTTATAGCAGTTAAGGGTGCCCATTTTGAACTCAATGGATTACCTTTTCTGTTCAATGGTTTCAACTCCTATTGGTTGATGCATGTTGCTGCTGAGCCTAGTGAGAGGTATAAAGTCACTGAGGTTCTTAAAGATGCATCTGCAGCTGGTCTTTCTGTTTGTCGCACGTGGGCTTTTAGTGACGGAGGTGACAGAGCATTACAAATATCACCTGGCGTTTACGATGAACGAGTTTTTCAG GGTTTGGATTTTGTGATCTCGGAAGCTAAAAAGTATGGTGTTCGCTTAATCTTGAGCTTTGTAAATAACTGGAACGACTTTGGAGGAAAAGCTCAATATGCTCAGTGGGCGCGAAATGCAGGGGCTCAAATTAATGGCGACGATGATTTCTATACTCATCCTATGCTTAAAAGTTATTACAAGAACCACATCAAG AATATCGTTACAAGGTTCAATACGATTACTAGAGTTGCTTATAAAGACGATCCAACAATCATGGCATGGGAACTCATCAATGAGCCACGCGACCAAGCTGACTATTCTGGAAAAACTATTAAT GCTTGGGTTCAAGAAATGGCAAGTTTTGTGAAGTCACTAGACAATAAACACTTGTTGGAGGTAGGAATGGAGGGATTCTATGGTGATTCAGTTCCTGAAAGGAAGCAAGTTAATCCTAGTTATCAAGTCGGAACAGATTTTATTAGTAATCATCTTATCAATGAGATTGATTTTGCCACTATCCATGCATACACTGACCAATG GGTATCTGGACAAAATGATGAAGCACAATTAGCATGGATGCAAAGGTGGGTGACAAGCCACTGGGAAGATGCAAGAACTATATTGAAGAAGCCTCTAGTACTATCTGAATTTGGCAAGTCTAGCAGGGATCAAGGATACAACCTTAGTTCAAGAGATACATTCATGAGTAGTGTATATAGAAATATCTACAATTTGGCAAAAGAAGGGGGAACCATGGCAGGAAGCTTAGTATGGCAACTAATGGCACAAGGAATGGAGAATTATGATGATGGTTATTGTATTGTGTTGGGACAAAACCCTTCGACTACAGGAATAATTTCAGGCCAATCACATGCCATGACAACTTTGGCTAATCTTGTTCAAAGCCCTCTAGAGTGA